One Amycolatopsis sp. NBC_00355 genomic window carries:
- a CDS encoding DinB family protein — protein MTRDAGPPATGPAEVQVLGGFLDYLRAAVAAKAEGVPEPRVRSPGVASGTNLLGLVKHLTHVEAHWLLGATVTDWQATFRPTPAETAEEIIAAYRTTTARANAVIAGWDDLGEPGPRRASRRWTLTHLVEETARHAGHADILRELADGTTGR, from the coding sequence ATGACGCGGGACGCCGGCCCGCCGGCCACCGGGCCCGCGGAAGTCCAGGTGCTCGGCGGTTTCCTCGACTACCTGCGCGCCGCCGTGGCCGCCAAGGCCGAGGGTGTGCCCGAGCCGCGGGTCCGCTCCCCCGGCGTCGCGTCGGGCACGAACCTGCTCGGGCTGGTCAAGCACCTCACGCACGTCGAAGCCCACTGGCTGCTCGGGGCCACCGTCACCGACTGGCAGGCGACCTTCCGGCCGACTCCGGCCGAGACCGCCGAGGAAATCATCGCCGCCTATCGCACGACCACCGCGCGGGCGAACGCGGTGATCGCCGGCTGGGACGACCTCGGCGAGCCCGGGCCGCGCCGCGCGTCACGACGCTGGACGTTGACCCATCTGGTCGAAGAGACCGCCCGCCACGCCGGGCACGCCGACATCCTGCGCGAGCTCGCCGACGGCACGACCGGCCGCTGA
- a CDS encoding class I SAM-dependent methyltransferase — protein sequence MNVRFWDDHYRTPQAERVNPLLAEVAGPLPTGDALDLGCGAGGDALWLARRGWRVTAVDLSGVAVESLRDRAGGLPVTAVCADLAEAFPEGTFDLVSAQYLHTPFPLARERVFRRAADALRPGGRLLVVDHGSAAPWSWSREAGVPITLDLDPAQWSVERADSPERVATGPGGQTATVTDHVLLVRRTR from the coding sequence ATGAACGTACGTTTCTGGGACGACCACTACCGGACCCCGCAGGCGGAGCGCGTGAACCCGCTGCTCGCCGAGGTCGCCGGCCCGCTGCCCACCGGGGACGCGCTGGACCTGGGCTGCGGCGCCGGTGGCGACGCCCTCTGGCTCGCCCGCCGAGGGTGGCGGGTCACCGCGGTCGACCTGTCCGGCGTCGCGGTCGAATCGCTGCGGGACCGGGCCGGCGGCCTGCCCGTGACGGCGGTGTGCGCCGACCTCGCCGAGGCGTTCCCCGAGGGCACCTTCGACCTCGTTTCCGCGCAGTACCTGCACACGCCGTTCCCGTTGGCGCGCGAGCGGGTGTTCCGCCGGGCGGCCGATGCGCTGCGGCCCGGCGGCCGGCTGCTGGTCGTCGACCACGGGTCCGCCGCGCCGTGGTCGTGGAGCCGCGAAGCAGGCGTCCCGATCACTCTCGACCTCGATCCGGCACAGTGGTCGGTCGAGCGCGCGGACAGTCCCGAGCGCGTCGCGACCGGGCCCGGCGGCCAGACCGCGACCGTCACCGACCACGTGCTGCTCGTCCGGCGGACACGATGA
- a CDS encoding helix-turn-helix domain-containing protein, with product MADIDDEVLDAVGPRLRVLRRQRGFTLADLAAVTGISESTLSRLESGGRRPTLELLLPLARTYGVPLDDLVGAPRTGDPRIHLRPIRRHGMTFVPLTRRAGGLQAFKMLIPARGEPAEPTPQTHGGYEWVYVLDGRLRLVLGDRDLVLPAGEAAEFDTALPHWLGSADGRAVETLVLFGPQGERAHVRARSSAAARDGLGQLGP from the coding sequence GTGGCCGACATCGACGACGAGGTGCTGGACGCGGTCGGGCCGCGCCTGCGCGTGTTGCGCCGGCAACGCGGGTTCACCCTCGCCGACCTGGCGGCGGTGACCGGGATCTCGGAGAGCACGTTGTCCCGGCTGGAAAGCGGTGGCCGCCGGCCCACCCTGGAGCTGCTCCTGCCGCTGGCGCGCACCTACGGCGTCCCGCTGGACGACCTGGTCGGCGCGCCCCGCACCGGCGACCCGCGGATCCACCTGCGCCCGATCCGCCGCCACGGCATGACGTTCGTGCCGCTGACCCGCCGGGCCGGGGGCCTGCAGGCGTTCAAGATGCTCATCCCGGCTCGCGGCGAACCCGCCGAGCCGACGCCGCAGACGCACGGCGGTTACGAGTGGGTCTACGTCCTCGACGGCCGGCTGCGGCTGGTGCTCGGCGACCGGGACCTGGTCCTGCCCGCCGGTGAGGCCGCCGAGTTCGACACGGCGCTGCCGCACTGGCTCGGCTCGGCCGACGGCCGGGCCGTCGAGACGCTCGTCCTCTTCGGGCCGCAGGGTGAACGCGCCCACGTCCGGGCCCGTTCGTCAGCCGCGGCCCGGGATGGGCTCGGCCAGCTCGGCCCGTGA
- a CDS encoding nuclear transport factor 2 family protein: MTRDAGTRARIEEHWTSSERGDVDTEHAIYAEDAVLDYPQSGERFRGRAKIRAQRGGHPAERHFAITRISGGGDFWVSECVITYDGAPTHSVSVMEFADGFVTHETQYFADPFPAAPSRAELAEPIPGRG, encoded by the coding sequence ATGACTCGTGACGCCGGGACCCGCGCCCGGATCGAGGAGCATTGGACGTCGTCCGAGCGCGGGGACGTCGACACCGAGCACGCGATCTACGCCGAGGACGCCGTCCTGGACTACCCCCAGTCCGGTGAACGCTTCCGCGGCCGCGCGAAGATCCGGGCGCAACGCGGCGGTCACCCGGCCGAGCGGCACTTCGCCATCACCCGGATCTCGGGCGGCGGCGACTTCTGGGTGAGCGAGTGCGTGATCACCTACGACGGCGCGCCCACCCATTCGGTGAGCGTCATGGAGTTCGCCGACGGTTTCGTGACGCACGAGACGCAGTACTTCGCCGACCCGTTCCCGGCGGCACCCTCACGGGCCGAGCTGGCCGAGCCCATCCCGGGCCGCGGCTGA
- a CDS encoding LLM class flavin-dependent oxidoreductase: MKKIGFLSFGHWSASAHSETRSAADFLHQSIDLAVAAEELGVDGAYFRVHHFARQAGSPFPLLSAIGARTSKIEIGTGVIDMRYENPLYMAEEAGAADLISRGRLQLGVSRGSPEQVIEGWRYFGYAPAEGETDADMARERVEVFLKLLEGDGFAQPNPRPMFANPPGLLRLEPHSEGLRERIWWGSSSNATGIWAAKLGMNLQSSTLKDDETGEPLHVQQRKQIEAYREAWKEAGHDWEPRVSVSRSIFALTNDLDRAYFGRDRNSRDQVGMIDENTRAIFGRSYAAEPDELVRELKEDEAIQAADTLLLTVPNQLGVEYNAHVLESILTHVAPALGWR; encoded by the coding sequence GTGAAGAAGATTGGTTTTCTCTCGTTCGGCCACTGGTCGGCGAGCGCGCACTCCGAGACCCGGTCGGCCGCCGACTTCCTGCACCAGTCGATCGACCTGGCGGTCGCCGCCGAGGAGCTCGGTGTCGACGGCGCGTACTTCCGCGTGCACCACTTCGCGCGGCAGGCGGGCAGCCCGTTCCCGCTGCTCTCGGCGATCGGCGCGCGGACGTCGAAGATCGAGATCGGCACCGGCGTGATCGACATGCGCTACGAGAACCCGCTGTACATGGCCGAGGAGGCGGGCGCCGCCGACCTCATCTCGCGCGGCCGGCTCCAGCTCGGCGTGAGCCGGGGATCCCCCGAGCAGGTGATCGAAGGCTGGCGCTACTTCGGGTACGCCCCGGCCGAGGGCGAGACCGACGCCGACATGGCCCGCGAGCGCGTCGAAGTCTTCCTCAAGCTGCTCGAAGGCGACGGGTTCGCCCAGCCGAACCCGCGGCCGATGTTCGCCAACCCGCCGGGCCTGCTGCGGCTCGAGCCGCACTCCGAAGGCCTGCGCGAGCGCATCTGGTGGGGCTCGAGCTCGAACGCGACCGGCATCTGGGCCGCGAAACTGGGCATGAACCTGCAGAGCTCCACGCTCAAGGACGACGAGACGGGCGAGCCGCTGCACGTCCAGCAGCGCAAGCAGATCGAGGCCTACCGCGAAGCGTGGAAGGAAGCCGGCCACGACTGGGAGCCGCGGGTGTCGGTCAGCCGGAGCATCTTCGCGCTGACCAACGACCTGGACCGCGCCTACTTCGGCCGCGACCGGAATTCGCGCGACCAGGTCGGCATGATCGACGAGAACACCCGGGCGATCTTCGGCCGCTCGTACGCCGCCGAGCCGGACGAACTGGTGCGGGAGCTGAAGGAAGACGAGGCCATCCAGGCCGCGGACACACTGCTGTTGACGGTCCCGAACCAGCTCGGCGTCGAGTACAACGCGCACGTGCTGGAGAGCATCCTGACCCACGTGGCCCCGGCGCTCGGCTGGCGCTGA
- a CDS encoding MmgE/PrpD family protein, which produces MTATIVQQLAAFATSVRAKGLPPELRDDAARRVLDVLGNSLAATSERPAAAVGALVREWGGTGRATAIGTGDRLPEPSAALLNGTLAHSLDFDDTHLPSVLHPSASVVPAALAVAESRGATGAQLLDAIGVGVEITVRLGMAGYDEELGNSVFFERGLHATAICGALGAAAAAAMLSDVDAEGIADALGIAASMGSGLLEANRTGGTVKRIHCGWAAHAAVTAAGLARHGITGPPTVLEGRFGLLQAFCGDQSDVDAIVDGLGEHWELPGIFFKPYPCNHFTHAGIDAARRLRSLGVDPAEIVALELGAPTSVLRTIAEPREDKIRPKSGYHAAFSGPYTVAAGLLGGGGLGVFHDDFTDEAAADPARLALAAKVTCVPDARCDEIFPHQFPAVLRARLRDGRELEERVDANRGGPQNPLSAEELATKFRLNAARVLPADVSTRITELTYGLAELADLGELTALLRT; this is translated from the coding sequence ATGACCGCCACGATCGTGCAGCAGCTGGCCGCGTTCGCCACGTCGGTGCGGGCGAAGGGACTGCCGCCGGAACTGCGGGACGACGCCGCCCGGCGTGTCCTCGACGTCCTCGGCAACAGCCTGGCCGCCACGTCGGAGCGTCCCGCGGCCGCCGTCGGCGCGCTGGTGCGGGAGTGGGGCGGCACCGGCCGGGCCACGGCGATCGGTACCGGCGACCGGCTGCCCGAGCCGAGCGCGGCCCTGCTGAACGGCACCCTCGCGCACTCGCTCGACTTCGACGACACGCACCTGCCTTCGGTGCTGCACCCGTCGGCGTCGGTGGTGCCCGCCGCGCTCGCCGTTGCGGAGTCCCGGGGCGCGACCGGGGCCCAGCTGCTGGACGCGATCGGCGTCGGCGTCGAGATCACCGTCCGGCTCGGCATGGCCGGTTACGACGAGGAACTGGGCAACTCCGTGTTCTTCGAACGCGGCCTGCACGCGACGGCGATCTGCGGCGCCCTCGGCGCGGCGGCGGCCGCGGCGATGCTGTCCGATGTGGACGCCGAGGGGATCGCCGACGCGCTCGGCATCGCGGCCAGCATGGGCTCGGGCCTGCTGGAGGCGAACCGCACCGGCGGCACGGTGAAGCGGATCCACTGCGGCTGGGCGGCCCACGCGGCGGTCACCGCGGCGGGCTTGGCGCGCCACGGCATCACCGGCCCGCCGACGGTCCTGGAAGGCCGGTTCGGCCTGCTGCAGGCGTTCTGCGGCGATCAGTCCGATGTGGACGCGATCGTCGACGGCCTCGGCGAGCACTGGGAACTGCCGGGGATCTTCTTCAAGCCGTACCCCTGCAACCACTTCACGCACGCGGGCATCGACGCGGCCCGGCGGTTGCGTTCGCTGGGTGTCGACCCGGCGGAGATCGTCGCTCTGGAACTGGGCGCGCCGACGTCGGTGCTGCGCACGATCGCCGAGCCGCGCGAGGACAAGATCCGCCCGAAGTCGGGGTACCACGCGGCGTTCTCGGGCCCGTACACGGTCGCGGCGGGCCTCCTGGGCGGCGGCGGGCTGGGCGTCTTCCACGACGACTTCACCGACGAGGCCGCGGCGGACCCGGCGCGCCTGGCCCTGGCGGCGAAGGTGACGTGCGTCCCGGACGCCCGGTGCGACGAGATCTTCCCCCACCAGTTCCCGGCAGTCCTGCGCGCGCGGCTACGCGACGGCCGCGAACTGGAGGAACGGGTCGACGCCAACCGCGGCGGCCCCCAGAACCCCCTGTCGGCCGAGGAGCTGGCGACGAAGTTCCGCCTGAACGCGGCCCGGGTCCTCCCGGCAGACGTCAGCACGCGCATCACCGAGCTGACGTACGGCCTGGCGGAGCTGGCCGACCTCGGCGAGCTGACCGCACTCCTGCGCACCTGA
- a CDS encoding cyclase family protein, protein MTRTQDPLLAAIAGGVRLIELGQPFFTGMPCSPNHPGFRMTLIRRHGDMRRPDGGSAANEIIVTGGHVGTHIDALSHVSHDGKLHGDVDAAEAQQGGVFRTHGAEHLPGLLRRAVLLDVAAVHDVPTLEPGYGVTADDLDAAVKLAGAEPGEGDVALIRTGWARNFDNPATYMGKETGVPGATTSAAEWLAARGVVATGADTTAYEQIPAGAGHAVLPVHRILLVESGIFIMEHLNLEAVAAEGVHEFVFVLAPLRIVGGTGSPVRPLAAVSA, encoded by the coding sequence ATGACACGCACCCAGGATCCGCTGCTGGCCGCGATCGCCGGCGGGGTCCGGCTGATCGAGCTCGGGCAGCCGTTCTTCACCGGCATGCCCTGCTCGCCGAACCACCCCGGGTTCCGGATGACGCTGATCCGCCGCCACGGCGACATGCGCCGCCCGGACGGCGGCTCGGCCGCCAACGAGATCATCGTGACCGGCGGGCACGTCGGCACCCACATCGACGCGCTCTCGCACGTCAGCCACGACGGCAAGCTCCACGGCGACGTCGACGCCGCCGAAGCCCAGCAGGGCGGCGTGTTCCGCACGCACGGCGCGGAGCACCTGCCCGGCCTGCTGCGGCGCGCGGTACTCCTGGACGTCGCCGCGGTGCACGACGTCCCCACGCTGGAGCCGGGGTACGGCGTCACCGCTGACGACCTGGACGCGGCCGTGAAGCTCGCCGGTGCCGAGCCCGGCGAAGGCGACGTCGCGCTGATCCGCACCGGCTGGGCGCGGAACTTCGACAACCCGGCGACGTACATGGGCAAGGAGACCGGCGTCCCCGGCGCCACGACATCGGCGGCGGAGTGGCTGGCGGCACGCGGTGTCGTCGCGACCGGCGCGGACACGACCGCCTACGAGCAGATCCCCGCCGGGGCCGGGCACGCCGTGCTGCCGGTGCACCGGATCCTGCTCGTCGAGTCGGGCATCTTCATCATGGAGCACCTGAACCTGGAGGCCGTCGCGGCCGAAGGGGTGCACGAGTTCGTGTTCGTGCTGGCACCGCTGCGGATCGTCGGCGGCACCGGCTCCCCCGTGCGGCCCCTCGCGGCGGTGTCCGCATGA